One Ictalurus punctatus breed USDA103 chromosome 10, Coco_2.0, whole genome shotgun sequence genomic region harbors:
- the scamp2l gene encoding secretory carrier membrane protein 2, like, with product MSGFDSNPFAYPVEVNPFQDPSVTQVTSTGRDGIEEYNPFSARNQDNGNTVPFSAGSPAVLQPTLDPTPQTTAAAAQATLLKQQEELEKKAAELERKEQELRNRDAGRGKENNWPPLPRFFPIKPCFYQDFNEEIPLEFQRVCKMMYYLWMYHCVTLFLNVLACLTYFVVNGEGGVDFGLSILWFILFSPVAFTCWYRPVYKAFRSDSSFNFFFFFFIFAFQVVVYIIQCVGIPRWGNSGWILAISMLKSELAVAVFMLVVAGFFTVNAVLAVILLKMVHGMYRRTGASFQKAQQELSEGVVTSRTFQTAAATAASSAAGGAFQ from the exons atgtcagGCTTCGACAGCAATCCTTTCGCCTATCCTGTGGAGGTGAATCCTTTCCAG GATCCCTCAGTGACCCAGGTGACTAGCACAGGGAGAGATGGTATAGAGGAGTACAACCCTTTCTCAGCCAGGAACCAG GATAATGGAAATACCGTACCTTTCTCAGCTGGATCTCCCGCTGTTCTGCAGCCCACACTGGACCCCACTCCTCAG ACCACGGCGGCGGCCGCGCAGGCCACGCTCCTCAAACAGCAGGAGGAATTGGAGAAGAAAGCAGCCGAGCTCGAGCGCAAGGAGCAGGAACTTCGGAACCGAGACGCAGGCAggg GTAAAGAAAACAACTGGCCTCCGCTGCCGAGGTTTTTCCCCATAAAGCCGTGCTTCTATCAGGATTTTAATGAGGAAATCCCACTGGAATTCCAAAGGGTCTGCAAGATGATGTACTACCTGTGGATGT ATCACTGTGTGACGCTCTTCTTGAACGTGCTGGCGTGTTTGACCTACTTCGTCGTAAATGGTGAGGGCGGCGTCGACTTCGGCCTCTCCATCCTCTGGTTTATTCTCTTCAGCCCCGTTGCTTTCACGTGCTGGTACCGGCCTGTTTATAAAGCCTTCAG GTCCGACAGCTCCttcaatttcttctttttcttcttcatcttcgcTTTCCAAGTGGTGGTGTACATCATTCAGTGTGTTGGCATCCCCAGGTGGGGAAACAG TGGTTGGATCTTGGCCATCTCCATGCTGAAAAGCGAACTCGCAGTCGCTGTGTTCATGTTGGTCGTGGCCGGATTCTTCACAGTCAACGCAGTGCTCGCAGTCATCTTACTCAAAATG GTCCACGGCATGTACAGGAGAACAGGTGCGAGTTTCCAGAAGGCGCAGCAGGAGTTGTCTGAGGGCGTCGTCACCAGCAGAACGTTCCAGACCGCCGCGGCCACCGCCGCCTCCTCGGCTGCTGGCGGGGCCTTTCAGTAA